Proteins encoded within one genomic window of Nordella sp. HKS 07:
- a CDS encoding M15 family metallopeptidase: MKFPIAALLLCLAVSGASAEATYGAPPSGLADHLARLKRAYPDVILDYDKTKLTLKSGATIPISDGRRDKSFDELLDEPDIDDMFAFPYPAHAKPAAPAFNADPGRVRVESLFREIYGDCRQGAAALKMRRVPWFGGSVLITTRQGVDKALEAVSRDLEKLPKAMQKYLAPSAGTFNCRAIAGTTRLSTHAYGASIDLNTDFANYWRWSKAGKDRKVTWTNRIPAEIVDVFERHGFIWGGRWYHFDTMHFEYRPELLAR; this comes from the coding sequence GTGAAGTTTCCCATTGCAGCCCTGCTCCTCTGCCTGGCGGTCTCAGGCGCGTCCGCCGAGGCGACCTATGGCGCGCCTCCATCTGGCCTCGCCGATCATCTCGCCCGGCTCAAGCGCGCCTACCCGGATGTGATCCTGGATTACGACAAGACAAAGCTGACACTGAAATCGGGCGCCACGATCCCGATCTCCGATGGCCGCCGCGACAAGAGCTTCGACGAGCTCCTGGACGAGCCCGATATCGACGACATGTTCGCCTTTCCCTATCCTGCCCATGCCAAGCCGGCGGCGCCCGCTTTCAATGCCGATCCGGGGCGCGTGCGCGTCGAAAGCCTCTTCCGCGAGATCTATGGTGACTGCCGCCAGGGTGCGGCGGCGCTCAAGATGCGCAGGGTCCCGTGGTTCGGCGGCAGCGTTCTGATCACCACCCGCCAGGGCGTCGACAAGGCATTGGAGGCGGTGTCGCGCGATCTCGAGAAGCTCCCCAAGGCGATGCAAAAGTACCTGGCCCCTTCGGCCGGCACCTTCAATTGCCGGGCGATCGCCGGCACCACGCGCCTGTCCACGCATGCCTATGGGGCGTCGATCGATCTCAATACCGATTTCGCCAATTACTGGCGCTGGAGCAAAGCCGGCAAGGACAGGAAGGTCACCTGGACCAACCGGATTCCGGCGGAGATCGTCGATGTCTTTGAACGCCACGGCTTCATCTGGGGCGGCCGGTGGTATCATTTCGACACGATGCATTTCGAATACCGGCCGGAACTCCTGGCGCGCTAG